In Rosa chinensis cultivar Old Blush chromosome 1, RchiOBHm-V2, whole genome shotgun sequence, a genomic segment contains:
- the LOC112164429 gene encoding BTB/POZ domain-containing protein At5g17580 encodes MEKRRSKDTSSLWLPKSTSDMQLNVLGGQPFTMDKELLAAKSAKFAATLKENPQEDLANFLQSVPATADTLELVARFYHGFEIQICSQNVVQLICVADYLDMTENHSKDNLLHKAISYFQQRILPSWSETIKAFRSTEKVFQQSWKLGLVHECLDSIIRKAKASPQLLGEPIKNSTANADDSDEDYEGYKPNARRRLFDLNWKPEDLTTLSLQLYELLMQAMNKHGVPSEYVAASLCNYTKKWVFSSSGEEALKKKYQKDILEAVERLLPDEIGLLPCTLLFQMLRVAIYLEVTSDCRNGIEIRIGKQLDQATVKDLLIPSHGYSKVVQYDIQCVRRIVKVFYANYSSSNVTDITGLIAVADLIEEFLAEVASDIDLKISTFVGLAEMLVSASMGVKTNSDGIYGAVAIYLDKHRHLTESEREEVCQVLDFQKMSPQACDHAAKNECMPLRMVVQVLFAGQLQLRDTITKEVQSSDEKLIKEEADEVNAPRVDLCEGKMRSEVEKMSKKVMQLERECSMMRKEIENSSSLVVRKEKPSLWREMKRKFGCISSAHDSNCQLKKQKLPLKPKRGL; translated from the exons ATGGAGAAGAGACGAAGCAAAGATACATCATCATTATG GTTGCCCAAGTCTACATCAGATATGCAACTAAATGTACTTGGTGGTCAGCCATTCACTATGGACAAA GAGCTTCTGGCTGCAAAATCAGCCAAATTTGCTGCTACACTCAAAGAGAATCCGCAGGAAGATCTTGCGAACTTCCTCCAAAGTGTCCCTGCTACTGCAGACACTCTTGAGCTTGTTGCGAGATTCTATCATGgctttgaaattcaaatttgcAGTCAGAATGTTGTACAGCTCATTTGCGTTGCTGACTACTTGGACATGACTGAAAACCACAGCAAAGATAATTTATTACACAAAGCTATTTCATATTTTCAACAAAGAATCCTCCCTAGCTGGTCTGAAACTATTAAGGCTTTCCGATCCACAGAAAAGGTATTTCAACAATCCTGGAAGCTTGGATTAGTACACGAATGTTTGGATTCTATCATTAGAAAGGCAAAAGCTAGTCCCCAACTTCTGGGCGAACCAATCAAGAATTCTACTGCAAATGCTGATGATAGTGACGAGGATTATGAAGGTTATAAGCCGAATGCAAGGAGAAGGCTCTTCGATCTCAATTGGAAACCAGAGGATCTAACGACATTGTCCCTGCAGCTTTATGAGCTCCTCATGCAAGCAATGAATAAGCATGGAGTTCCATCAGAATATGTGGCTGCATCTCTTTGTAACTACACTAAGAAATGGGTTTTCTCTAGCAGTGGAGAGGAAGCACTCAAGAAAAAGTACCAAAAGGACATCCTTGAAGCAGTTGAGAGGCTTTTGCCTGATGAAATAGGACTCCTTCCTTGCACGTTGTTGTTTCAAATGCTTCGAGTTGCTATTTATTTGGAAGTTACCTCTGACTGCAGAAATGGGATTGAGATCAGAATTGGAAAACAACTTGACCAGGCAACAGTCAAAGACCTCTTAATACCATCTCACGGCTATTCTAAAGTAGTGCAATATGATATTCAATGTGTGAGAAGGATTGTGAAGGTTTTCTATGCTAATTACTCTTCTTCAAATGTAACTGACATAACTGGTCTAATAGCAGTGGCAGATCTCATTGAAGAATTCTTAGCTGAAGTTGCTAGTGACATAGACTTGAAGATATCTACATTTGTTGGATTAGCAGAGATGTTGGTTTCAGCATCCATGGGAGTAAAAACAAACTCGGATGGAATATACGGGGCTGTTGCTATATACTTAGATAAGCACAGGCACTTGACAGAATCCGAGCGAGAAGAAGTGTGTCAGGTATTGGATTTCCAAAAGATGTCCCCCCAAGCTTGTGATCATGCAGCCAAAAATGAATGCATGCCATTAAGGATGGTGGTACAGGTGTTGTTTGCGGGGCAATTGCAGCTTAGAGACACGATCACGAAGGAGGTGCAGAGTTCGGatgagaaattaataaaagaagaagCAGACGAGGTGAATGCACCAAGGGTGGATTTGTGTGAGGGGAAAATGAGATCTGAGGTGGAGAAAATGAGCAAAAAGGTGATGCAGCTTGAGAGAGAGTGCAGTATGATGAGAAAAGAGATTGAGAATAGCTCTAGCCTTGTGGTGAGGAAGGAAAAACCTAGCTTGTGGAGAGAAATGAAGAGAAAGTTTGGTTGCATCAGCAGCGCTCACGATTCTAACTGCCAATTGAAGAAGCAAAAGTTGCCTCTGAAACCAAAACGTGGACTGTGA